GAGAAAGAGGGAAAAGCTTAGAGGGTATCCATGTACTCCTCCGCTTTAGGTATCTCCTCTTTCATGCCCTTCCTTCTCCTTATCTCCAAGATGACCTGCTCCATCAGGCTCTTGGGTAAGGGCTCCCAGTGAGAGAACTTGGTCTGCCAGAAGGCTCTACCGCTGGTGACGCTCCTCATCTCGTTGCTGAAGCCTCCAAGAGTCTCCCTGACCGGTATATAGCCTTTCACAACGCTTACCCTACCTC
The nucleotide sequence above comes from Thermoproteota archaeon. Encoded proteins:
- a CDS encoding elongation factor EF-2; this encodes SADPVLLEPIYGIQVSTPPELIGSVISLISQKRGKVIGVEERGRVSVVKGYIPVRETLGGFSNEMRSVTSGRAFWQTKFSHWEPLPKSLMEQVILEIRRRKGMKEEIPKAEEYMDTL